A region of Streptomyces halobius DNA encodes the following proteins:
- the recD2 gene encoding SF1B family DNA helicase RecD2, which yields MVNAAVVEGVLERITYANEENGYTVARVDTGRGSGDLLTVVGALLGAQPGESLRMEGRWGSHPQYGKQFTVENYTTVLPATIQGIRRYLGSGLIKGIGPRIADRITEHFGTDTLDVIEKEPGRLIEVPGLGPKRTRMIGAAWEEQKAIKEVMVFLQGVGVSTSIAVRIYKKYADAAISVVRNQPYRLAADVWGIGFLTADRIAQSVGIPHDSPDRVKAGLQYALSQSTDQGHCYLPEEQLITDAVKLLQVDTGLVIDCLSELAADPEGVVREQLPSGADGEAVTAVYLVPFHRAEISLAGRLTRLLRTDEDRMPAFRDVAWDKALAWLARRTGAELAPEQQAAVRLALTRKVAVLTGGPGCGKSFTVRSVVELAHAKKAKVVLAAPTGRAAKRLSELTGADASTVHRLLELKPGGDAAYDADRPLDADLVVVDEASMLDLLLANKLVKAVPPGAHLLLVGDVDQLPSVGAGEVLRDLLADPGPVPAVRLTRIFRQAQQSGVVTNAHRINSGVPPLTTGLRDFFLFAEEDGEEAGRLTVDVAARRIPAKFGLDPRRDVQVLAPMHRGPAGAGALNGLLQQAVTPARPDLPERRFGGRIFRVGDKVTQIRNNYEKGRNGVFNGTVGVVTALDTDEQRLTVLTDEDEEVPYDFDELDELAHAYAVTIHRSQGSEYPAVVIPVTTSAWMMLQRNLLYTAVTRAKRLVVLVGSRKALGQAVRTVSAGRRYTALDHRLGGAL from the coding sequence ATGGTCAACGCAGCCGTGGTGGAAGGGGTCCTGGAGCGGATCACCTACGCGAATGAGGAGAACGGTTACACGGTCGCCCGTGTCGACACCGGCCGCGGTTCGGGCGATCTCCTCACCGTCGTCGGCGCGTTGCTCGGCGCGCAGCCGGGGGAGTCGCTGCGCATGGAGGGCCGCTGGGGCTCCCATCCGCAGTACGGCAAACAGTTCACCGTCGAGAACTACACCACCGTCCTGCCCGCCACGATCCAGGGCATCCGCCGCTATCTCGGCTCCGGCCTGATCAAGGGCATCGGCCCGCGCATCGCCGACCGCATCACCGAGCACTTCGGCACCGACACCCTCGACGTCATCGAGAAGGAGCCCGGGCGCCTCATCGAGGTCCCCGGCCTCGGCCCGAAGCGGACGCGGATGATCGGCGCGGCATGGGAGGAGCAGAAGGCCATCAAGGAGGTCATGGTCTTCCTCCAGGGCGTCGGCGTCTCCACCTCCATCGCCGTGCGCATCTACAAGAAATACGCCGACGCCGCCATCTCCGTCGTCCGCAACCAGCCCTACCGCCTCGCCGCGGACGTCTGGGGCATCGGCTTCCTGACCGCCGACCGCATCGCCCAGTCCGTCGGCATCCCGCACGACAGCCCGGACCGCGTCAAGGCCGGCCTGCAGTACGCCCTGTCGCAGTCCACCGACCAGGGCCACTGCTACCTCCCCGAGGAACAACTGATCACGGACGCGGTGAAGTTGCTCCAGGTGGACACCGGCCTGGTCATCGACTGCCTGAGCGAGCTGGCGGCCGACCCGGAGGGCGTGGTCCGCGAACAGCTGCCGTCCGGCGCGGACGGCGAGGCGGTCACCGCGGTCTATCTGGTGCCGTTCCACCGCGCCGAGATCTCCCTGGCCGGCCGGCTCACCCGGCTGCTGCGCACGGACGAGGACCGGATGCCGGCGTTCCGGGACGTCGCCTGGGACAAGGCGCTGGCCTGGCTCGCCCGGCGTACCGGCGCGGAGCTGGCCCCGGAGCAGCAGGCGGCGGTGCGGCTGGCGCTGACCCGCAAGGTGGCGGTGCTCACCGGCGGTCCCGGCTGCGGCAAGTCCTTCACGGTCCGTTCCGTGGTCGAGCTGGCCCACGCCAAGAAGGCCAAGGTGGTGCTGGCGGCGCCCACCGGCCGGGCCGCCAAGCGGCTTTCGGAGCTCACCGGGGCGGACGCCTCCACCGTCCACCGCCTCCTGGAGCTCAAGCCCGGCGGCGACGCCGCGTACGACGCCGACCGGCCGCTGGACGCCGATCTGGTGGTGGTCGACGAGGCGTCGATGCTGGATCTGCTGCTCGCCAACAAGCTGGTCAAGGCCGTGCCGCCCGGTGCGCATCTGCTGCTGGTCGGGGACGTCGACCAGCTGCCGTCGGTCGGCGCGGGCGAAGTGCTGCGCGACCTGCTCGCCGATCCCGGCCCGGTGCCGGCCGTCCGGTTGACCCGGATCTTCCGGCAGGCCCAGCAGTCCGGGGTGGTCACCAACGCCCACCGCATCAACTCCGGAGTGCCGCCGCTGACCACCGGCCTGCGGGACTTCTTCCTGTTCGCCGAGGAGGACGGCGAGGAGGCCGGGCGGCTGACGGTCGATGTGGCGGCCCGCCGGATCCCGGCGAAGTTCGGTCTCGACCCGCGCCGGGACGTCCAGGTGCTGGCCCCGATGCACCGCGGCCCGGCCGGCGCCGGCGCCCTGAACGGCCTGCTCCAGCAGGCCGTCACCCCGGCCCGCCCCGACCTGCCGGAGCGCCGCTTCGGCGGCCGGATCTTCCGTGTAGGTGACAAAGTCACCCAGATCAGGAACAACTATGAGAAAGGGCGTAATGGCGTCTTCAACGGCACGGTGGGTGTGGTCACCGCGCTGGACACCGACGAACAGCGGCTGACGGTGCTCACCGACGAGGACGAGGAGGTCCCCTACGACTTCGACGAACTGGACGAACTGGCCCACGCCTACGCCGTGACGATCCATCGCTCGCAGGGTAGTGAGTATCCAGCGGTGGTGATTCCGGTCACCACAAGTGCCTGGATGATGCTGCAGCGCAATTTGTTGTATACCGCCGTCACCCGGGCGAAACGTCTGGTGGTGCTGGTCGGCTCCCGGAAGGCTCTCGGACAGGCCGTCCGCACCGTATCCGCCGGTCGGCGGTACACGGCGCTGGATCACCGGCTCGGCGGCGCGTTGTGA
- a CDS encoding citrate synthase: protein MSDNSVVLRYGDGEYSYPIVDSTVGDKGFDISKLRAQTGLVTLDSGYGNTAAYKSAITYLDGEQGILRYRGYSIEQLAERSTFVETAYLLINGELPTVDELSNFKQDITYHTLLHEDVKRFYDGFPRDAHPMAMLSSVVSALSTFYQDSHNPFDERQRHLSIVRLLAKLPTIAAYAYKKSVGHPVVYPSNDLGYVENFLRMTFSVPAAEYELDPVVVSALDKLLILHADHEQNCSTSTVRLVGSSQANLFASISAGINALWGPLHGGANQSVLEMLEGIQRDGGDVDAFIRKVKNKEDGVKLMGFGHRVYKNFDPRAKIIKAAAHDVLSALGKSDELLDIALKLEEHALSDDYFVSRKLYPNVDFYTGLIYRAMGFPTEMFTVLFALGRLPGWIAQWHEMITEPGSRIGRPRQIYTGVIERDFVPVEQR from the coding sequence GTGAGCGACAACTCTGTAGTACTGCGTTACGGGGACGGCGAATACAGCTACCCGATCGTCGACAGCACCGTCGGCGACAAGGGCTTCGACATCTCGAAGCTGCGCGCCCAGACCGGTCTGGTGACCCTGGATTCCGGTTACGGCAACACCGCGGCATATAAATCCGCGATCACCTATCTCGACGGTGAACAGGGGATTCTTCGTTACCGCGGCTACTCGATCGAGCAGCTCGCAGAGCGCAGCACGTTCGTCGAGACCGCGTACCTCCTGATCAACGGTGAGCTCCCCACCGTCGACGAACTCTCGAATTTCAAGCAGGACATCACCTATCACACCCTGCTGCACGAGGACGTCAAGCGCTTCTACGACGGCTTCCCCCGGGACGCCCACCCGATGGCGATGCTGTCGTCGGTCGTCAGCGCGCTGTCGACCTTCTACCAGGACAGCCACAACCCGTTCGACGAGCGGCAGCGCCACCTCTCCATTGTCCGGCTGCTGGCCAAGCTCCCGACGATCGCGGCGTACGCCTACAAGAAGTCGGTCGGCCACCCGGTCGTCTACCCGAGCAACGACCTCGGGTACGTCGAGAACTTCCTGCGGATGACCTTCTCGGTGCCCGCCGCCGAGTACGAGCTCGACCCGGTCGTGGTCAGCGCCCTGGACAAGCTGCTGATCCTGCACGCGGACCACGAGCAGAACTGTTCGACCTCCACCGTGCGCCTGGTCGGCTCCTCGCAGGCGAACCTCTTCGCCTCGATCTCGGCCGGCATCAACGCCCTGTGGGGTCCCCTGCACGGCGGTGCCAACCAGTCCGTGCTGGAGATGCTGGAGGGCATCCAGCGCGACGGCGGCGACGTCGACGCCTTCATCCGCAAGGTGAAGAACAAGGAAGACGGTGTGAAGCTCATGGGCTTCGGGCACCGCGTCTACAAGAACTTCGACCCCCGGGCGAAGATCATCAAGGCGGCGGCGCACGACGTCCTCTCGGCGCTCGGCAAGTCCGACGAGCTGCTGGACATCGCCCTCAAGCTGGAGGAGCACGCGCTCTCCGACGACTACTTCGTCTCGCGCAAGCTCTACCCGAACGTCGACTTCTACACCGGCCTGATCTACCGGGCCATGGGCTTCCCGACCGAGATGTTCACCGTGCTCTTCGCGCTCGGCCGGCTGCCCGGCTGGATCGCCCAGTGGCACGAGATGATCACGGAGCCCGGCTCCCGCATCGGCCGCCCGCGGCAGATCTACACCGGCGTCATCGAGCGCGACTTCGTGCCGGTGGAGCAGCGCTGA
- a CDS encoding heavy-metal-associated domain-containing protein, with product MAENSSCCTPEGSCHSGGGTDVQVGAVTTTYQVTGMTCGHCEKAVSDEISEIAGVSSVQAAAATGRVTVTSKAPLDDEAVRTAVDEAGYELVGRA from the coding sequence ATGGCCGAGAACAGCTCCTGCTGCACCCCTGAAGGCTCCTGCCACTCCGGCGGCGGCACGGATGTCCAGGTCGGCGCCGTGACCACCACGTACCAGGTCACCGGCATGACCTGTGGCCACTGCGAGAAGGCCGTGTCGGACGAGATCTCGGAGATCGCCGGCGTCAGCTCGGTGCAGGCGGCCGCGGCCACCGGCCGGGTGACCGTCACCTCCAAGGCGCCGCTCGACGACGAGGCGGTGCGCACCGCCGTCGACGAGGCGGGCTACGAGCTCGTGGGCCGGGCCTGA
- a CDS encoding DedA family protein, whose product MDVLAFYGLLALTTLPPLVPNSGLLVTAGVLASQGDAFLPLILLVVAGSAFLGDLLMYLVARRFGGPVRDWMRRRPRRRALLEWTSRSIQRYGLPFVIGVRFLPSGRIVGALASGVLGYPLRNFATGAGVAEAMWATYSVGLGYIGSAAAGDPLYAAGIGIGVSCVVAAVGSAVQRAARRRSVRVPPGESGESESGGPRNGEEEAARHARPSGRR is encoded by the coding sequence ATGGACGTACTCGCCTTCTACGGCCTGCTGGCCCTCACCACCCTGCCACCGCTGGTGCCCAATTCCGGTCTGCTCGTCACCGCGGGCGTGCTCGCCTCCCAGGGCGACGCCTTCCTCCCCCTGATCCTGCTGGTCGTCGCGGGCAGCGCCTTTCTGGGCGATCTCCTGATGTACCTCGTGGCACGCCGGTTCGGCGGACCCGTGCGGGACTGGATGCGGCGCCGGCCCCGCCGCCGGGCACTGCTGGAGTGGACCTCCCGGAGCATCCAGCGCTACGGCCTGCCGTTCGTCATCGGCGTACGGTTCCTGCCCAGCGGACGGATCGTCGGCGCGCTGGCGTCCGGAGTCCTGGGCTACCCGCTGCGCAACTTCGCGACCGGCGCCGGCGTCGCCGAGGCGATGTGGGCGACATACTCCGTCGGTCTCGGCTACATCGGCAGCGCCGCCGCGGGCGACCCGCTCTATGCCGCCGGCATCGGCATCGGCGTCTCCTGTGTGGTCGCCGCGGTCGGCAGCGCCGTCCAGCGGGCGGCGCGCCGCCGCTCGGTTCGAGTACCGCCCGGCGAAAGCGGCGAGAGCGAGAGCGGCGGTCCCCGGAACGGAGAGGAGGAGGCGGCACGCCACGCCAGACCGTCAGGACGGCGCTGA
- a CDS encoding GNAT family N-acetyltransferase — translation MTHRTAPQVGIEPWTAADLGLLRRANTPEMTEHVGGPEAEEQVLARHRRYLELDGPGRMFRIVLPPEDGPEGAVVGSIGFWELTWKGETVYETGWGVLPQFQGRGIAVAAARKVIAAARVEGRHGSLHAFPSVAHNASNTVCRKAGFVLVGECAFEYPKGRLMRSNEWRVDLAARARS, via the coding sequence ATGACGCATCGGACAGCGCCTCAGGTGGGGATCGAGCCGTGGACGGCGGCCGACCTCGGGCTGCTGCGCAGGGCCAACACACCGGAAATGACCGAGCATGTCGGCGGCCCGGAGGCCGAGGAGCAGGTGCTCGCGCGTCACCGGAGATATCTCGAACTCGACGGGCCGGGGCGGATGTTCCGCATAGTGCTGCCGCCGGAGGACGGGCCGGAGGGGGCCGTCGTCGGGTCGATCGGCTTCTGGGAGCTGACCTGGAAGGGGGAGACGGTGTACGAGACGGGGTGGGGTGTGCTGCCGCAGTTCCAGGGCCGCGGCATAGCGGTGGCGGCGGCACGGAAAGTCATAGCGGCGGCCAGGGTCGAAGGGCGGCACGGCTCCCTGCACGCGTTCCCTTCGGTGGCGCATAACGCGTCGAACACCGTCTGCCGCAAGGCAGGATTCGTCCTCGTAGGAGAGTGCGCATTCGAGTACCCCAAGGGGCGGCTGATGCGGTCCAACGAATGGCGGGTGGATCTGGCTGCCCGGGCGCGGTCGTAG
- a CDS encoding Gfo/Idh/MocA family protein, translating into MKIGLIGTGRIGAFHAGTLRNVPGVTDIVVADVDAARAASLADTLGVRAAAGIEEMYADGLDGVVITAATSAHATLIHQALDAEVPVFCEKPVALDVAGTIGVVERAQAGTVPVQIGFQRRFDVGYRAAREALRSGELGWVHTLRACTSDQTPPPAGYIPTSGGLFRDCSIHDFDILRWLTGREVVSVYAQGANRGASFFSEGGDVDTCAALLRFDDDTLATVTATRYNGAGHDVRLEVCGSEGARIVGLDDRAPLPSAEPKPSWQRSASPYATFMERFHDAYVTELGVFVDVAAGRTPSPCSPAEALEALYVAEACERSRRTGQPVAVADVRVTGSATGSPGSGHGGAVLGT; encoded by the coding sequence ATGAAGATCGGTCTGATCGGCACCGGGCGCATCGGCGCGTTCCACGCCGGGACCCTCCGGAACGTCCCCGGCGTCACGGACATCGTGGTCGCGGATGTGGACGCCGCGCGCGCCGCGTCGCTGGCGGACACCCTCGGCGTACGAGCCGCGGCCGGTATCGAGGAGATGTACGCGGACGGCCTGGACGGCGTGGTGATCACCGCCGCCACCAGCGCCCACGCCACGCTGATCCACCAGGCCCTGGACGCCGAGGTCCCGGTGTTCTGCGAGAAGCCGGTCGCGCTGGACGTCGCGGGCACCATCGGCGTCGTGGAGCGCGCGCAGGCCGGCACCGTGCCCGTACAGATCGGCTTCCAGCGGCGCTTCGACGTGGGCTACCGCGCCGCCCGCGAGGCGCTGCGCTCCGGCGAACTGGGCTGGGTGCACACCCTGCGCGCGTGCACCAGCGACCAGACCCCGCCGCCTGCCGGCTATATCCCCACCTCCGGCGGGCTGTTCCGGGACTGCAGCATCCATGACTTCGACATCCTGCGCTGGCTCACGGGCCGTGAGGTGGTCTCGGTCTACGCCCAGGGCGCCAACCGCGGTGCGTCGTTCTTCTCCGAGGGGGGCGACGTCGACACCTGTGCGGCGCTGCTGCGCTTCGACGATGACACCCTGGCCACCGTCACCGCGACCCGCTACAACGGCGCGGGCCATGACGTCCGGCTGGAGGTATGCGGCTCCGAGGGTGCCCGCATCGTGGGGCTGGACGACCGCGCGCCGCTGCCGTCGGCGGAGCCGAAGCCGTCGTGGCAGAGGTCGGCCAGCCCGTACGCCACGTTCATGGAGCGCTTCCATGACGCGTACGTCACCGAGCTGGGCGTCTTCGTCGATGTCGCCGCCGGCCGTACGCCGAGCCCCTGTTCGCCCGCCGAGGCGCTGGAGGCGCTGTACGTCGCCGAGGCATGCGAACGCTCGCGGCGAACCGGTCAGCCGGTCGCTGTCGCCGACGTACGCGTCACCGGCAGCGCCACCGGCAGCCCCGGGTCCGGCCACGGCGGCGCGGTCCTGGGCACATGA
- a CDS encoding LacI family DNA-binding transcriptional regulator produces the protein MERSNERLDTRPDERAHGRPDNGQSRTERPGAGRPPTIRGVAERAGVSKSLVSLVLQGSPRVSDTKRQAVLDAIEELDYRPNAAARSLVARRTHTVGVLLNDMRNPWFVEVLDGLNSLLHAHGLRMLMADGRLDRRAGQDFARTFQELRVDGIVVVGTLPDTAGLAEVAERLPTVIAGNHGPRLARADIVANDDERGARLATEHLIGLGHRRIAHIAGQGLVGELRRRGFEAAMRAHGLAAGAVVESGDATEEGGYRAAVRLLDPARGAERPTAVLAFNDISCVGALSAAEELGLAVPADLSLVGYDNTYLSRIRHLWLNSVNNASHEVGRRAARCLLDRMEHPDAPAGHQLVAPGLEIRGSTAPPRRAQEEQRPSV, from the coding sequence ATGGAACGGTCCAACGAACGCCTCGACACGCGGCCCGATGAGCGGGCCCATGGGCGGCCGGACAATGGGCAGTCCCGTACGGAACGGCCGGGTGCCGGGCGGCCCCCGACGATCCGTGGTGTCGCCGAGCGCGCGGGCGTCTCCAAATCGCTGGTGTCACTGGTGCTGCAGGGCTCGCCACGAGTCAGCGACACCAAGCGGCAGGCCGTGCTGGACGCGATCGAGGAGCTGGACTACCGGCCGAACGCCGCAGCCCGCAGTCTCGTCGCGCGCCGTACGCACACCGTCGGTGTGCTCCTCAACGACATGCGCAACCCCTGGTTCGTCGAGGTTCTCGACGGCCTGAACTCGCTGCTGCACGCGCACGGTCTGCGGATGCTCATGGCCGACGGGCGGCTCGACCGGCGGGCCGGGCAGGACTTCGCCCGCACGTTCCAGGAGCTGCGGGTCGACGGCATCGTCGTCGTCGGCACCCTGCCGGACACCGCGGGACTCGCCGAGGTCGCCGAGCGGCTGCCGACCGTCATCGCCGGCAACCACGGACCCCGGCTGGCGCGGGCCGACATCGTCGCCAACGACGACGAGCGCGGCGCCCGGCTCGCCACCGAGCACCTCATCGGCCTCGGCCACCGCCGCATCGCCCATATCGCCGGACAGGGCCTGGTGGGCGAGCTGCGCCGGCGCGGCTTCGAGGCGGCCATGCGCGCCCATGGGCTGGCGGCGGGCGCCGTCGTGGAGTCCGGCGACGCCACCGAGGAAGGCGGCTACCGCGCCGCCGTCCGGCTGCTCGATCCGGCCCGCGGCGCCGAACGCCCCACCGCCGTCCTCGCGTTCAACGACATCTCCTGCGTCGGCGCGCTGTCCGCCGCCGAGGAGCTGGGCCTGGCCGTGCCCGCCGACCTCTCCCTCGTCGGCTACGACAACACCTACCTCTCCCGTATCCGGCACCTCTGGCTGAACTCGGTGAACAACGCCAGCCACGAGGTCGGCCGGCGGGCCGCGCGCTGTCTGCTGGACCGGATGGAGCACCCCGACGCGCCGGCCGGCCACCAACTCGTCGCCCCGGGACTGGAGATCAGGGGATCGACGGCCCCGCCTCGGCGGGCCCAGGAAGAGCAGCGCCCGTCCGTCTAA
- a CDS encoding 2-dehydropantoate 2-reductase — MPQIPQVPETPQAPQTSQAPAAGRIAVIGAGAIGGYAAALAHWAGLDVTLCVRSPLDGLTIESGDTVRTAAVRVATDPAQVGPVDWVLLTTKAQDTPSAEGWLRRLCGPGTAVAVLQNGVGLEERVAPYAPEGTPILPTIVYISAERLAPGRILHHVASELHVPEGPLADRFAALLAGSELRVRPVADFVTAAWRKLFTNLAANPVTALLQQRIGVFADPEVAGLARDLLHEAAAVARAEGADIGERDVEGTLELYALAPPDGGSSMLYDRLAGRPLEHEYITGAVVRAGERHGIGTPLNRMLLILLRAIDRELRESAS, encoded by the coding sequence ATGCCTCAGATACCGCAGGTGCCCGAGACGCCGCAGGCGCCCCAGACATCCCAGGCCCCGGCGGCCGGCCGGATCGCCGTGATCGGCGCCGGCGCGATCGGCGGTTACGCCGCAGCCCTCGCCCACTGGGCGGGCCTCGACGTCACCCTGTGCGTACGCAGCCCCCTGGACGGCCTCACCATCGAGAGCGGCGATACGGTCCGGACCGCGGCGGTACGTGTCGCCACGGATCCCGCGCAGGTGGGGCCCGTCGACTGGGTGCTGCTGACCACCAAGGCGCAGGACACTCCGAGTGCCGAGGGCTGGCTGCGGCGGCTGTGCGGCCCCGGCACCGCCGTCGCCGTCCTGCAGAACGGCGTCGGCCTGGAGGAGCGGGTGGCCCCGTACGCCCCCGAGGGCACCCCGATCCTGCCCACCATCGTCTATATCTCCGCCGAACGCCTCGCGCCCGGCCGGATCCTGCACCATGTCGCCAGCGAACTGCATGTCCCCGAAGGTCCGTTGGCCGACCGGTTCGCCGCCCTGCTGGCCGGCAGTGAGCTGCGGGTGCGGCCGGTCGCCGACTTCGTCACCGCCGCGTGGCGCAAGCTGTTCACCAACCTCGCGGCCAACCCCGTCACCGCCCTGCTCCAGCAGCGGATCGGTGTCTTCGCCGACCCCGAGGTGGCCGGTCTGGCGCGCGACCTGCTTCACGAGGCCGCCGCCGTAGCGCGTGCCGAGGGCGCGGACATCGGCGAGCGGGACGTCGAAGGGACCCTGGAGCTCTATGCCCTGGCGCCGCCCGACGGTGGTTCCTCGATGCTCTACGACCGGCTCGCGGGCCGTCCGCTGGAGCATGAGTACATCACCGGTGCGGTGGTCAGGGCCGGCGAACGGCACGGTATCGGCACACCGTTGAACCGGATGCTGCTGATCCTGTTGCGCGCGATCGACCGCGAACTGCGGGAGAGCGCCTCTTAG
- a CDS encoding helix-turn-helix transcriptional regulator, whose amino-acid sequence MTDRRLWSYKEIAAHIQVQPDTVRSYRKHGHLPEPDLVESGKPYWFADTVRAWVARRPGHRGRREGVD is encoded by the coding sequence ATGACCGACCGGAGGCTCTGGTCGTACAAGGAGATCGCCGCGCATATCCAGGTGCAGCCGGACACCGTGCGCTCGTACCGCAAGCACGGGCACCTGCCGGAACCGGACCTGGTGGAGAGCGGCAAACCCTACTGGTTCGCCGACACCGTCAGAGCCTGGGTGGCGCGCCGACCCGGCCATCGCGGCCGGCGTGAGGGGGTGGACTGA
- a CDS encoding sugar porter family MFS transporter, producing MTAPTGQRTPSAISENIPARRPSARHAKRFIVAIAAIAALGGALFGYDTGVVSGALPFMESHFGLTSLGEGIITSALLIGAAFGSLAGGRMSDALGRRNSLLWAGAVFIGGALAVALAPTVPFMAVARFVLGLAVGSASVITPLYLSEIAPPHIRGRLVSFNSLMIVSGQLLAYLINAVLAHWEAWRWMLGLAALPAVALFVGLFFLPDTPRWYISKGRPDEAARVLRRTLPAEDVAAELARIEHARSLEADARRGAWRELRTPWVRRLLLVGMGLATVQQITGVNAVIYFAPKILSATGLGTNAAITATIAVGVISVLATAAGMSLIDRVGRRPMLLTGLSGMTVSLALLGASFQLPHATAVSYLVLGLMVLYLAFMQATLNTGVWLLLAEMFPLRVRGLAMGAAVFVMWLVNFGVALTFPLLLDALGAGVTFWLFGAMCVLSLLFCKRYAPETRGLALEDLEDELRKADKARTADKARTAASG from the coding sequence ATGACCGCCCCGACCGGCCAGAGGACGCCCTCCGCCATATCCGAGAACATCCCGGCCCGCCGCCCCTCCGCACGCCACGCCAAGCGCTTCATCGTCGCCATCGCCGCCATCGCCGCGCTGGGCGGCGCCCTCTTCGGCTACGACACCGGAGTGGTCTCCGGCGCCCTCCCCTTCATGGAGAGCCACTTCGGCCTGACCTCTCTGGGTGAGGGCATCATCACCAGCGCGCTGCTGATCGGCGCGGCCTTCGGCTCGCTGGCCGGCGGCCGGATGTCCGACGCGCTGGGGCGGCGCAACTCCCTGCTGTGGGCGGGCGCGGTGTTCATCGGCGGCGCGCTGGCCGTCGCGCTCGCGCCCACCGTCCCGTTCATGGCCGTCGCGCGCTTCGTCCTCGGCCTGGCCGTCGGCAGCGCTTCCGTCATCACCCCGCTGTATCTGTCGGAGATCGCACCACCCCACATCCGCGGCCGACTGGTCTCCTTCAACTCCCTGATGATCGTCAGTGGCCAGCTGCTGGCGTACCTCATCAACGCCGTCCTGGCCCACTGGGAAGCCTGGCGGTGGATGCTCGGGCTCGCCGCGCTGCCCGCCGTGGCCCTGTTCGTCGGTCTCTTCTTCCTGCCCGACACCCCGCGCTGGTACATCAGCAAGGGACGTCCGGACGAAGCCGCCCGGGTGCTCCGTCGGACCCTTCCCGCCGAGGACGTCGCCGCCGAGCTGGCCCGTATCGAGCACGCCCGCAGCCTGGAGGCCGACGCGCGGCGCGGGGCCTGGCGGGAACTGCGCACCCCTTGGGTACGCCGACTGCTGCTGGTCGGCATGGGTCTGGCGACCGTTCAGCAGATCACCGGCGTCAACGCCGTCATCTACTTCGCACCCAAGATCCTCTCCGCCACGGGTCTGGGTACCAACGCCGCGATCACCGCGACCATCGCCGTCGGCGTCATCTCCGTTCTCGCCACGGCGGCCGGGATGTCGCTGATCGACCGGGTGGGCCGACGGCCGATGCTGCTCACCGGCCTGTCCGGGATGACGGTCTCGCTGGCCCTGCTCGGCGCGTCCTTCCAGTTGCCGCACGCCACGGCCGTCAGCTACCTCGTGCTCGGCCTGATGGTCCTCTACCTGGCCTTTATGCAGGCCACTCTCAACACCGGCGTCTGGCTGCTGCTGGCCGAGATGTTCCCGCTCAGGGTCCGCGGACTGGCCATGGGTGCCGCGGTGTTCGTGATGTGGCTGGTCAACTTCGGCGTGGCGCTGACCTTCCCGCTGCTGCTGGACGCGCTCGGCGCCGGCGTCACGTTCTGGCTGTTCGGGGCCATGTGCGTGCTGTCGCTGCTGTTCTGCAAGCGCTACGCACCGGAGACGAGGGGGCTGGCCCTGGAGGACCTGGAGGACGAGCTGCGCAAGGCGGACAAGGCGCGGACGGCGGACAAGGCGCGGACGGCGGCGTCCGGCTGA